The following coding sequences lie in one Megalodesulfovibrio gigas DSM 1382 = ATCC 19364 genomic window:
- a CDS encoding hybrid sensor histidine kinase/response regulator, which yields MDDARFFQKLRAAFQAEAAERIVAMEAALDVLEEALALPDYRQHPEAVQRLDGMYRELHSLKGAGRTVDLPLLEALCQGLESSVWRIKRGESPLEFRLIQLLREAVVLIRTMTAAAAAGTAGPSAGTVETFLRRLDGEPAQSPAQSPAPPPAERPDTPASATPPSSTPAEANCPEPPPSCPGLESHTVRLPTAALEGLLGQVEGLLTSKNAAALHATQARALQEGLAACLRTQQGDSAMVLEGLVRESRTLAKSLARHHRIIATVVDELLESITQTLLLPWDALLEGYPRMVQDIAASQGKQVQLTVQGADASIDRRILEQLGDAFLHLLRNAVDHGIESPTEREAAGKPGQGRIDIRIEVLGGDRTRIVIVDDGRGVDCEAVRRKAVQRGMYTPEDAALLDTPALLDLIWRPEFSTRDHVDHISGRGLGMNIVREKLERVGGNAQLRTTPGQGSVVTLHLPLSLMRFEGLVVACGGRRFIVRKGEVHRVVQAAGTVCGSGAGGMLVTEGSFIQVAAMARLLGLDIAAGTDDAAIRRPVLIAGETGEPDASATGSAETGPLGLMVDAILGEADVTLRSLGPQLTGLRGVRGVVLLGDGELVPVLDVADLRQMARTAAAGPRAKPESGRSRAARRPRRVLVAEDSITSRMLLKNVLETAGYVVLTAVDGQEALVKLQHAAAHDARGPRGRQPADAGEGMLDALVSDVEMPRMDGLELVRRIRADAALARLPVVLVTSLADPVHQEAGMQAGADAYIVKSRFDQSDLLQTLSRLLPTA from the coding sequence ATGGACGACGCACGCTTTTTCCAGAAACTCCGGGCCGCATTTCAGGCGGAGGCCGCCGAGCGCATCGTCGCCATGGAGGCGGCCCTGGACGTGCTGGAAGAAGCCCTGGCCTTGCCGGATTACCGCCAGCATCCCGAGGCCGTCCAGCGGCTGGATGGCATGTACCGGGAGCTGCACAGCCTCAAGGGCGCGGGGCGGACGGTGGATCTGCCCCTGCTGGAGGCCCTGTGCCAGGGGCTGGAATCCAGCGTCTGGCGCATCAAACGCGGCGAATCTCCGTTGGAGTTCCGGCTGATCCAGCTGCTGCGCGAGGCTGTGGTCCTCATCCGCACCATGACGGCTGCGGCGGCCGCCGGCACGGCTGGTCCTTCCGCTGGCACGGTGGAGACCTTTTTGCGCCGCCTGGACGGCGAGCCCGCCCAGTCACCTGCCCAGTCACCTGCCCCGCCGCCTGCCGAACGCCCGGACACGCCGGCATCAGCGACCCCTCCTTCATCCACGCCTGCGGAAGCGAACTGCCCGGAACCGCCCCCGTCGTGCCCGGGGCTGGAGTCGCATACCGTGCGCCTGCCCACGGCGGCCCTGGAAGGCCTGCTGGGGCAGGTGGAAGGATTGCTGACCTCCAAGAACGCTGCCGCATTGCATGCGACCCAGGCGCGGGCCCTGCAGGAAGGCCTGGCCGCCTGCCTGCGCACACAGCAGGGCGACAGCGCCATGGTTCTGGAAGGCCTGGTCCGGGAGAGTCGGACCCTGGCCAAGTCCCTGGCGAGGCATCATCGCATCATCGCCACCGTGGTGGATGAGCTGTTGGAATCCATTACCCAGACCCTGCTGCTGCCGTGGGATGCCCTGCTGGAAGGCTATCCGCGCATGGTGCAGGATATCGCCGCCTCCCAGGGCAAGCAGGTGCAGCTGACGGTGCAGGGGGCAGATGCCTCCATCGACCGCCGCATCCTGGAGCAGTTGGGCGACGCCTTTTTGCATCTGCTGCGCAACGCCGTGGATCATGGCATCGAATCCCCCACCGAACGGGAGGCCGCAGGCAAGCCGGGTCAGGGGCGCATCGACATTCGTATTGAGGTCCTCGGCGGCGATCGCACCCGCATCGTCATCGTTGACGATGGCCGGGGCGTGGACTGCGAGGCCGTGCGCCGCAAGGCCGTGCAGCGCGGCATGTACACGCCAGAAGACGCCGCCCTGCTGGATACGCCGGCCCTGCTGGACCTCATCTGGCGGCCGGAGTTCAGCACCCGGGATCATGTGGATCACATTTCCGGCCGCGGGCTGGGCATGAACATTGTCAGGGAAAAGCTCGAACGCGTGGGTGGCAATGCCCAGCTGCGCACCACGCCCGGTCAGGGCAGCGTGGTCACCCTGCATCTGCCGCTTTCCCTCATGCGCTTCGAAGGCTTGGTGGTGGCCTGCGGCGGCCGGCGATTCATCGTGCGCAAGGGCGAGGTGCACCGCGTGGTGCAGGCGGCGGGCACGGTGTGCGGGTCTGGGGCAGGGGGCATGCTGGTGACCGAGGGCTCCTTCATCCAGGTGGCGGCCATGGCCCGCCTGCTGGGGCTGGACATTGCCGCAGGCACGGACGATGCCGCCATCCGCCGTCCCGTGCTCATTGCCGGGGAAACAGGCGAGCCGGACGCCAGCGCCACGGGCAGCGCGGAGACCGGCCCCCTGGGGCTGATGGTGGATGCCATCCTGGGCGAGGCGGACGTGACCCTGCGCAGCCTGGGGCCGCAGCTGACCGGGTTGCGCGGCGTGCGCGGCGTGGTGCTCCTGGGAGATGGCGAACTGGTGCCCGTGCTCGATGTGGCGGACTTGCGCCAGATGGCCCGCACTGCTGCCGCCGGTCCCAGAGCCAAGCCGGAATCCGGCCGGTCCCGCGCAGCACGACGGCCGCGCCGCGTCCTGGTGGCCGAGGATTCCATCACCTCCCGCATGCTGCTCAAAAACGTGCTGGAAACCGCCGGCTATGTGGTGCTCACCGCGGTGGACGGGCAGGAAGCCCTTGTCAAACTGCAGCACGCCGCCGCGCATGATGCTCGTGGACCTCGTGGCCGCCAGCCGGCCGATGCCGGGGAAGGCATGCTGGACGCCCTGGTGAGCGATGTGGAAATGCCGCGCATGGACGGCCTGGAGCTGGTGCGCCGCATCCGGGCGGATGCCGCCCTGGCCCGGCTCCCGGTGGTGCTGGTCACCTCCCTGGCAGATCCTGTCCATCAGGAGGCCGGCATGCAGGCCGGGGCAGATGCGTACATCGTCAAAAGCCGTTTCGACCAAAGCGATCTGCTGCAAACCCTTTCCAGGCTGCTGCCAACTGCCTGA